Proteins from a single region of Nakamurella flava:
- a CDS encoding DUF4240 domain-containing protein produces MDEDGFWRLVDEARAGSSALDESTVGRLRVLLDGLSPRSTLDAVRIHDELVRRAYTWDLWAAGYLVGGGMSDDSFWDFRQWLIAMGRATYERVLADPDALVDVSTDMEEIDSGLGEIYGYEFVQAAERKQLEVPTGEAGSDEPRGEEFPEDDDDWFAEHFPRLWAAVRA; encoded by the coding sequence ATGGACGAGGACGGCTTCTGGCGGTTGGTCGACGAGGCGCGAGCCGGGAGTTCCGCTCTGGACGAGTCGACGGTGGGGCGGCTCCGGGTACTGCTCGACGGGCTGTCGCCGCGCTCGACGCTCGACGCGGTCCGCATCCACGACGAGCTGGTGCGCCGCGCGTACACCTGGGATCTGTGGGCGGCGGGCTACCTGGTCGGTGGCGGCATGAGCGACGACAGTTTCTGGGACTTCCGGCAGTGGCTCATCGCCATGGGCCGCGCGACCTACGAGCGGGTGCTGGCCGACCCCGACGCCCTGGTCGACGTGTCCACCGACATGGAGGAGATCGACTCGGGCCTGGGCGAGATCTACGGCTACGAGTTCGTCCAGGCGGCGGAACGCAAACAGCTCGAGGTGCCGACGGGTGAGGCAGGGTCGGACGAACCGCGCGGCGAGGAGTTCCCCGAGGACGACGACGACTGGTTCGCCGAGCATTTCCCGCGGCTGTGGGCCGCCGTCCGCGCCTGA
- a CDS encoding cyanophycinase encodes MPTEDQPVAPGIVLPIGGAEDKLGRMTILRDVVRLAGGANARIVVLSTASSLGDEITQAYIDLFLQLGVADVAGIRPESREQAQDADLAELVGRATAVFMTGGNQVKLSTLVVGTALGDAIVAAHRRGALVAGTSAGASICSEHMVSFGSGGTTPKFRVGQVSQGLGLVPGAIVDQHFTQRNRFGRLYALVAANPHQLGIGIDEDTAAMIGPDGRLEVRGRGVVTVVDGGELITTAYTATGTQPLLLSNLRVHTLPRGAVFDLRARRLLSAPGLPDADGAPGILRPSDAPAEIDPATSRLIRAEGVHETTAQLRRRPS; translated from the coding sequence ATGCCCACCGAAGATCAGCCCGTGGCCCCGGGCATCGTGCTCCCCATCGGCGGCGCCGAGGACAAGCTCGGCCGCATGACGATCCTCCGCGATGTCGTGCGCCTGGCCGGCGGGGCGAACGCCCGGATCGTGGTCCTGTCGACGGCGTCCTCGCTGGGCGACGAGATCACCCAGGCCTACATCGATCTGTTCCTGCAGCTCGGCGTCGCGGACGTGGCCGGGATCCGGCCGGAGAGCCGCGAGCAGGCCCAGGACGCCGACCTGGCCGAGCTCGTCGGGCGGGCCACCGCCGTGTTCATGACCGGCGGGAACCAGGTCAAGTTGTCGACCCTGGTGGTCGGGACGGCGCTGGGGGACGCGATCGTCGCCGCGCACCGCCGGGGGGCGCTGGTCGCCGGGACGTCGGCCGGCGCGAGCATCTGCTCGGAGCACATGGTGTCGTTCGGCAGTGGCGGGACCACGCCGAAGTTCCGGGTCGGGCAGGTGTCGCAGGGTTTGGGGCTGGTGCCGGGGGCCATCGTCGACCAGCACTTCACCCAGCGGAACCGCTTCGGTCGGCTGTACGCCCTGGTCGCGGCCAACCCCCACCAGCTCGGCATCGGCATCGACGAGGACACCGCGGCGATGATCGGCCCGGACGGGCGGCTGGAGGTGCGCGGCCGGGGGGTCGTCACCGTGGTCGACGGCGGGGAGCTGATCACCACGGCCTACACGGCGACGGGAACGCAGCCGCTGCTGCTGTCCAACCTGCGCGTCCACACGCTCCCGCGGGGGGCGGTGTTCGACCTGCGCGCCCGGCGGCTGCTGTCGGCGCCCGGGTTGCCCGATGCTGACGGGGCGCCCGGCATCCTGCGGCCGAGCGACGCCCCCGCGGAGATCGACCCGGCGACGAGCCGACTGATCCGCGCCGAGGGCGTGCACGAGACCACCGCGCAGTTGCGGCGGCGGCCGAGCTGA